A stretch of the Halomonas sp. BDJS001 genome encodes the following:
- a CDS encoding NAD-dependent epimerase/dehydratase family protein, with product MSTCLVTGGSGFTGRHLIAHLKHQGHRVVALASQPCGADETHRIDINDQVALSALVSSIAPQQVYHLAALSFVGHPTPLDFYRVNVLGTEALLQALGKLPEPPQILLASSANVYGANGQAVIDENVPPAPVNHYANSKMAMECIARTYAERLPIIIARPFNYTGPGQAEHFLVPKIVQHIKQRANVIELGNIHVSRDFSDVRDIVAVYHRLLKQWPAQAISGSIINVGSGEAVSLKMLIHKLQILGKHTLEVRVNPAFVRSSEIPELKASTQRLNAWVPDLKRFSLDDTLAAMLEAAPTEGDRNG from the coding sequence ATGTCTACCTGCCTGGTAACCGGCGGTAGCGGCTTTACCGGCCGCCACCTTATTGCTCACTTAAAACATCAGGGCCACCGTGTGGTGGCTCTGGCAAGCCAGCCTTGCGGGGCAGATGAAACCCACCGCATCGATATAAACGACCAGGTGGCGTTAAGCGCGCTGGTAAGCAGCATAGCTCCGCAGCAGGTTTACCACTTGGCGGCGCTTTCGTTTGTGGGCCATCCTACACCGCTGGATTTTTACCGTGTGAATGTTCTGGGTACTGAAGCCCTGCTTCAAGCCCTTGGCAAGCTGCCAGAGCCGCCTCAAATTTTACTGGCCAGTAGCGCCAACGTTTATGGAGCGAACGGCCAAGCTGTCATTGATGAAAACGTCCCCCCCGCGCCAGTTAACCACTACGCCAACTCCAAGATGGCAATGGAGTGCATCGCCCGCACTTACGCCGAGCGGCTGCCAATTATTATTGCCAGGCCGTTTAATTATACTGGTCCAGGGCAGGCTGAACATTTTCTAGTGCCAAAGATTGTTCAGCATATTAAGCAGCGGGCAAACGTGATTGAGCTTGGCAATATCCATGTAAGCCGCGACTTTAGCGATGTGCGGGACATCGTGGCTGTTTACCATCGGTTGTTAAAGCAGTGGCCAGCTCAGGCGATCAGCGGCAGCATCATTAATGTGGGTAGCGGAGAAGCCGTATCGCTGAAAATGCTGATCCATAAACTGCAAATTCTGGGCAAGCATACGTTGGAAGTGAGGGTAAACCCTGCCTTTGTCCGAAGCAGTGAGATACCCGAGTTAAAGGCCTCTACGCAGCGTTTAAATGCATGGGTGCCTGACTTGAAGCGCTTCTCTCTGGATGACACGCTTGCTGCAATGTTAGAAGCAGCACCTACCGAAGGAGATAGAAACGGATAG